A genomic region of Nymphaea colorata isolate Beijing-Zhang1983 chromosome 2, ASM883128v2, whole genome shotgun sequence contains the following coding sequences:
- the LOC126409759 gene encoding transcription repressor OFP17-like, producing the protein MPPRLTVKPWRPSRHRTLRLKLNHLFPFCKMEDHVKHSPPPSSSSSSSGSSSAKKTRKRRKRFRGLLLILRRPKWGSSELDKVGELPEFSRLSEKVYPSPVTPAYVKSMARCAARRAGRLEEADDDADDYVGDACKNFERYLVEMIVEGGRLEDLNDVEELLCCWQNLRCPVYVDLVCRFYAEVCEDMLSASHNNEGLSR; encoded by the coding sequence ATGCCTCCTCGCCTTACGGTTAAACCATGGAGGCCCTCGCGCCACCGGACCTTACGATTGAAGCTGAACCATCTGTTCCCCTTCTGTAAGATGGAGGACCACGTCAAAcactctccccctccctcctcctcctcctcctcatcgggCTCCTCCTCTGCCAAGAAGACCAGGAAGCGGAGGAAGAGGTTCCGAGGCCTCTTGCTGATTCTGCGACGCCCCAAGTGGGGGTCGTCGGAATTGGACAAGGTCGGCGAGCTGCCGGAGTTCAGTCGGCTCTCCGAGAAAGTGTACCCGTCTCCCGTGACGCCCGCGTACGTGAAGAGCATGGCCAGGTGTGCCGCACGCAGAGCAGGAAGACTAGAAGAGGCCGACGACGATGCCGACGACTACGTCGGGGACGCCTGCAAGAACTTTGAGAGGTACCTGGTGGAGATGATTGTGGAAGGCGGGAGGCTTGAAGACCTCAACGACGTGGAGGAGCTCCTTTGCTGCTGGCAGAATCTAAGGTGCCCTGTTTACGTGGACTTGGTCTGCCGGTTCTACGCAGAGGTGTGCGAGGACATGTTGTCTGCTAGCCATAACAACGAAGGATTAAGCAGATGA
- the LOC116249319 gene encoding ERBB-3 BINDING PROTEIN 1 translates to MSDDEAQEEKLDLTTPEVVTKYKSAAEIVNKALHLVVSECKPKVKIVDLCEKGDAFIREQTGNMYKNVKKKIERGVAFPTCISVNNTVCHFSPLASDETTLEENDVVKIDMGCHIDGFIAVVAHTHVIQDGPVKGRAADVVAAANTAAEVALRLVRPGKKNKDVTEAIQKVAAAYDCKIVEGVLSHQLKQFVIDGNKVVISVTNPEMRVDDVDFEENEVYAVDIVASTGDGKPKLLDEKQTTIYKRAVDKNYHLKMKSSRFIFSEINQKFPILPFTARALEEKRARLGLVECVNHDLLQPYPVLHEKPGDLVAHIKFTVLLMPNGSDRITSHALQELQPTKSIEDDQEIKTWLSLGTKTKKKGGGKKKKASKKGDPMEAECADGASNGATNQDASEA, encoded by the exons ATGTCGGACGACGAGGCGCAGGAGGAGAAGTTGGATCTCACTACCCCGGAGGTCGTCACCAAGTACAAGAGCGCTGCGGAGATCGTTAACa AGGCACTCCACTTGGTTGTGTCGGAATGCAAGCCTAAAGTGAAGATTGTGGACCTATGCGAGAAAGGAGATGCTTTTATCAGGGA GCAAACCGGGAACATGTACAAGAACGTcaagaagaagatagaaagaGGGGTTGCATTCCCAACATGCATATCGGTCAACAATACTGTGTGCCACTTCTCTCCTCTTGCAAGTGATGAGACCACTTTGGAAGAAAATGATGTTGTTAAAAT TGACATGGGATGCCATATTGATGGATTCATTGCTGTGGTAGCACATACACATGTTATTCAAGACGGACCTGTTAAAGGGAGAGCTGCAGATGTAGTTGCAGCTGCAAATACTGCGGCAGAGGTTGCATTGAGGCTTGTTAGGCCTGGGAAAAAG AATAAGGATGTTACAGAAGCTATTCAAAAGGTTGCTGCCGCATATGATTGCAAAATTGTTGAAGGCGTGCTAAGTCACCAACTTAAGCAGTTTGTCATTGATGGGAACAAGGTTGTAATAAGTGTTACCAATCCAGAGATGAGGGTTGATGATGTTGactttgaagaaaatgaagtttatgCAGTGGATATAGTTGCTAGCACGGGCGATGGGAAG CCTAAACTGCTGGACGAGAAGCAAACAACTATTTATAAGAGAGCCGTGGACAAAAACTACCACCtcaaaatgaaatcatcaagattcatttttagTGAAATAAACCAAAAATTTCCTATACTGCCATTCACTGCAAG AGCCTTGGAAGAGAAACGAGCTCGACTAGGACTTGTGGAGTGTGTAAATCATGACCTACTGCAGCCGTATCCTGTTCTTCATGAAAAGCCTG GAGATCTCGTTGCTCATATCAAGTTCACTGTCTTATTAATGCCCAATGGATCAGATAGGATCACTTCACACGCTCTGCAGGAGTTGCAACCcacaaaatcaatagaagatgATCAAGAAATCAAGACATGGTTATCATTGGGAACAAAGACCAAGAAGAAAGGAggtggaaagaagaagaaag CAAGCAAGAAGGGGGACCCCATGGAAGCTGAATGTGCAGATGGCGCCTCAAATGGTGCCACCAATCAGGATGCATCTGAAGCATAA
- the LOC116247347 gene encoding UDP-xylose transporter 3-like: MRAAEKMGEGERFQLGTVGALGLSVVSSVSIVICNKALISTLGFTFATTLTSWHLLVTFCSLHVALWMKLFEHKPFDARAVMGFGILNGISIGLLNLSLGFNSVGFYQMTKLAIIPCTVLLETLFFRKRFSKSIQGSLTVLLMGVGIATVTDLQLNALGSVLSLLAVITTCIAQIMTNTIQKRFKVSSTQLLYQSSPYQAMTLVITGPFLDWLLTDQNVFAFKYTPQVLVFIILSCLISVSVNFSTFLVIGKTSPVTYQVLGHLKTCLVLAFGYVLLHDPFSWRNILGILIAVIGMVLYSYFCIHENQQKTTEASTQSSQAGESESDPLLAVENGAASVTDGIVSKAPAWSSNKDLHA, from the exons ATGAG AGCCGCGGAGAAAatgggagaaggagagaggttTCAGCTCGGAACGGTTGGGGCGCTGGGTCTTTCGGTGGTTTCGTCGGTGTCCATCGTGATATGCAACAAGGCATTGATCAGCACGCTTGGATTCACATTTG CCACAACTTTGACGAGTTGGCATTTGCTCGTGACATTCTGCTCCCTTCATGTGGCATTGTGGATGAAACTATTTGAGCACAAGCCTTTTGATGCACGAGCAGTTATGGGATTTGGCATACTGAATGGCATCTCCATTGGACTTCTAAATCTTAGTTTGGGGTTCAATTCTGTAGGTTTCTACCAG ATGACAAAGTTGGCAATCATTCCGTGTACTGTGCTTTTGGAGACCCTTTTCTTCAGGAAACGATTCAG CAAGAGTATCCAGGGTTCCCTTACGGTCCTTCTAATGGGAGTTGGAATTGCAACTGTAACAGATTTGCAGCTTAATGCTCTGGGTTCTGTTTTATCGCTACTAGCCGTCATCACAACATGCATCGCACAAATT ATGACGAACACAATCCAGAAGAGGTTCAAGGTTTCTTCAACTCAGTTGTTATACCAGTCTTCCCCCTACCAGGCAATGACTTTGGTCATAACTGGCCCTTTTCTTGATTGGCTTCTAACGGACCAAAATGTTTTTGCCTTCAAGTATACACCTCAAGTTCTG GTTTTCATTATCTTATCTTGCTTAATTTCTGTATCTGTCAACTTTAGTACATTTCTGGTAATTGGGAAGACATCGCCAGTCACATACCAAGTCCTAGGACATCTGAAAACATGCCTGGTTTTGGCTTTTGGATATGTCCTGCTGCATGATCCATTCAGCTGGAGAAATATTTTGGGCATTCTTATTGCTGTCATTGGGATGGTTCTTTACTCGTACTTCTGCATCCATGAAAACCAACAGAAGACGACTGAGGCATCAACACAGTCATCTCAG GCCGGGGAAAGTGAGTCGGATCCTCTATTAGCTGTTGAAAATGGAGCTGCAAGTGTGACAGATGGTATCGTCTCAAAAGCCCCTGCATGGAGCTCAAACAAGGACCTGCACGCGTAG
- the LOC116247346 gene encoding LOW QUALITY PROTEIN: solute carrier family 40 member 1-like (The sequence of the model RefSeq protein was modified relative to this genomic sequence to represent the inferred CDS: deleted 1 base in 1 codon) has protein sequence MEGLNQPFLSENEIQATVAPPLSPFLLRKLYLGHFLSRWGARMWEFSVGLYMINIWPDSLLFAALYGVVESCSIALFGPIIGNWVDKMSYIEVLRIWLFTQNLSFMMAGGAVFILLTYNSLKSAQFSIFIGLIILVNVSGAVGVLSSLSGTILVEREWIVEMSKNQPSDVLVELNSVIRRIDLSCKLLAPVFTGLLISFVSLGASSLALLFWNVISVLVEYWLLRSVYEGIPALIERRKTRTQTSCSDNLLVNSYSPEETGGLPSQMETSLTVAKSWHEKIFKRILKAPAIDAWVVYVKQTTVLPGISLSLLYFTVLSFGTLMTAALEWEGVPAFIIGLARGISAVVGISATLVYPIVHSHLLCLRTGLWSIWSQWCFLLLCVSSIWVHNNQISAWMLMGGVAASRLGLWMFDLSVIQQMQESVPDSDRCAVGGVQNSLQSFMDLMQYVMGIIISNPQEFWKLIIISFASVTVASMLYTFHTQRISKHLCHFNKLFKRF, from the exons ATGGAGGGATTGAACCAGCCATTTCTTTCAGAGAATGAGATCCAAGCGACAGTGGCACCTCCtctttcaccttttcttttaaGGAAACTGTATCTTGGTCATTTCCTTTCTAGGTGGGGGGCTAG AATGTGGGAATTCTCTGTCGGTCTATACATGATCAATATTTGGCCTGATTCTTTGCTCTTCGCAGCATTGTATGGTGTGGTAGAATCTTGTTCCATTGCTTTATTTGGTCCCATTATTGGCAACTGGGTGGACAAAATGTCGTACATAGAG GTTCTTCGAATCTGGTTATTTACCCAAAATTTGTCTTTCATGATGGCTGGTGGTGCAGTGTTCATTCTACTTACATACAATAGTCTAAAATCTGCTcagttttccattttcattgGACTTATCATCTTAGTCAATGTTTCGGGAGCAGTCGGCGTTCTTTCAAGTCTTTCTGGAACAATTTTGGTTGAAAGAGAATG GATTGTTGAGATGTCAAAAAATCAGCCATCTGATGTCTTGGTGGAGCTAAATTCTGTTATACGGCGAATTGATCTCTCCTGTAAATTATTGGCCCCTGTTTTTACTGGCCTTTTGATTAGCTTTGTGTCACTTGGAGCTTCGTCTTTGGCTTTGTTATTTTGGAACGTTATATCAGTTCTTGTGGAATATTGGCTTCTAAGGAGTGTGTATGAAGGCATCCCTGCTTTAATTGAACGTAGAAAAACAAGAACCCAAACATCTTGTTCAGACAATTTATTGGTGAACTCATATTCTCCTGAAGAGACTGGAGGGTTGCCATCACAAATGGAAACTTCATTGACAGTGGCAAAAAGCTggcatgaaaaaattttcaagagaattTTGAAGGCCCCTGCTATTGATGCATGGGTTGTTTATGTCAAACAGACTACCGTACTTCCTGGCATTTCTCTATCATTGTTGTATTTTACCGTCCTCAG TTTTGGAACACTGATGACTGCAGCACTGGAGTGGGAAGGTGTTCCAGCATTCATAATTGGCCTTGCACGTGGGATAAGTGCTGTTGTAGGCATATCAGCAACCTTAGTTTATCCAATCGTGCATTCACACCTTTTATGTCTTCGAACTGGATTATGGTCTATATGGTCACAG TGGTGCTTTCTGTTATTATGCGTTTCTTCCATCTGGGTTCATAATAACCAAATATCAGCTTGGATGCTGATGGGTGGAGTGGCTGCCTCACGTCTTGGATTATGGATGTTTGATTTATCTGTCATCCAGCAAATGCAG GAGTCTGTTCCTGACTCTGACCGATGTGCTGTTGGAGGTGTTCAAAATTCACTTCAATCTTTTATGGATCTAATGCAATATGTCATGGGCATAATTATTTCTAATCCCCAG GAATTTTGGAAGTTGATAATCATATCGTTTGCTTCTGTAACTGTGGCTTCAATGCTCTATACTTTTCATACACAGCGTATCAGCAAG CATCTTTGCCACTTCAATAAGCTCTTCAAGAGGTTTTGA
- the LOC116248410 gene encoding uncharacterized protein LOC116248410 → MAVGSVPLSSSASYSVGLPIANKSVGSGFRQAQQLMNSGPGRQQGGLTVFARSEGGGQEDGKQAKGSRKQSLFGSVTEALDFSQVRSADDAILLEEARETTRSGGRMSREQYGALRRKIGGTYRDFFKSYVDVDGQYVEEGWVDKSCKVCKKDTRGEPRQVDSMGRYVHVACLQRSKSTNFFSRLFAG, encoded by the exons ATGGCCGTCGGATCCGTCCCTCTTTCCTCTTCTGCTTCTTACAGTGTTGGCTTGCCGATCGCCAACAAGAGCGTGGGGAGCGGCTTCAGGCAGGCGCAGCAGCTCATGAACTCCGGCCCCGGCAGACAGCAGGGTGGATTAACGGTCTTCGCTCGGTCGGAGGGAGGAGGGCAGGAGGACGGCAAACAGGCGAAGGGCTCGAGGAAGCAATCTCTGTTCGGAAGCGTGACGGAGGCGCTTGATTTCTCGCAGGTGCGGTCCGCCGACGACGCCATCCTCCTGGAGGAGGCGAGGGAGACCACCAGGTCCGGCGGACGGATGAGCAGAGAGCAG TATGGAGCTCTAAGGAGGAAGATTGGAGGAACTTACCGGGATTTTTTCAAGTCCTATGTCGACG TGGATGGGCAATATGTGGAGGAAGGATGGGTGGACAAGTCTTGCAAGGTGTGCAAGAAGGACACGAGGGGTGAGCCCAGACAGGTTGACAGCATGGGCAGATACGTTCATGTGGCGTGCCTCCAGAGATCCAAGTCTACCAACTTCTTCTCTAGACTCTTTGctggatga